AACTTTGGGCTGAGTGGTATAATAACACACGAATTATTATAGTTGAATCTaaagttcattttattttgtaattatatctTTCGCCTGaagtattattaattttctaataaataatttggaaCCATACGtgattgacatacaagagaatcatgttcaagtaataaagGTCATATGAAAAAATGTCTCGTATATCATAGTTGAAGTTTACCATAATAACCTCAAATTTTGCACACTCTTTGGATAATATTATGCAACATATAAGATAActtgttttattaataaatgagaaaatgctAAAGTTACAAAAACTACCAACTTTAGGACAAATCCCAATGTAATTTTCCTTTATTCGCAAATTACAAACGCAAACAAAATGTAATGAACTATAATACCTCTCATTTGCACAAAGGTTGTTAATTAGGGCTACGCTAAGGGTGACTTGATTCAGAGCGATAAGTGTGATGAAGATCAATATGCAAACTCCAGGCGAGGAGATCAACTCAAAGTAATACTCGAGTATTCCAAAAAATCGAACCGACAGGAATTACAGAACAAGCTACACAAACACAAAACTACAAGACTGTTAGGTTATAGCCAGCAGCTTATTTATAGctcataaatagtaaatagctattaCATAGAGTACTAGAGtagcttatttatagcttagtcaccgttatacatagtaaagctatatttggtaataTCTATGAACTAAAAGCTAATTTGGTAATGTCTAAGTAGATCTATGACATTATAGATAGTAAAAGCTAATTTGGTAATGTGTaagtagatagttatatacaGTAGATATAGTTATAATAGTAGATAGTTATatctggtaaaactatatataataagtaTATTAGGTTTGAAAAAGCTTTGAAAAATGTGCTCTGTATTCTCTCCTACTCTCCTATTGTGCAGATCGGTAGCCGTCAATACAAAACTTAACCAatattcttctttcattttctctatcctattctttgtgttcatctagatcaagtgtgtgcattgttgtgcgatctTAACAAAGACTTTTAGATGTTAAATTATATCTCtagattttgaaaagaatcattttatctttaaaataccTAAAACTAACCTTTCGAGAATTTTTCCATTAACGTAACAGACAAACAAGAAGTAATGAGACAACTAATACGAGGAAACTAATATGATTATTATCATTCATCTTCATGCAAAAGATATTGATAACATCATTCAAAAAGGACATTTACAGTaacattcaattattttaagctTCTATTATATACCTGAATGTCATTTGTTGGGTCGTCAAAACGCACAATAACCATCCTCTCTCTTCAAAAAGATCTCGATTTGTTCGAGTGCCTGTGATGACATAATGTAAACAAGGACACAAGCAAAACATGGTTAGGAATAAAATTCTTAAGTTAATTATTGATTTGTAGATTATCATATTTATTCCGAGAGTGAGAGATGGACCTCGATTGCTATGGCCATTGGCGTGACATTAGATACGTCTTTAGTGCCCAGTTTGGCTGCAATTTCTGCACAAGTTAAGCAGGTTATTTGATATTGAGATCTTAGATTCCTAGAATATAGAGGaaacaatcaaataatttttaatcttccgaatggcttttgaaaaaaagagcTTTCAGATATTGTTGTATATTGTTGTATGTGggtttttttctccctttcgggcttctcaaagtttttaaaacgcgtctagtagggagagTATTTCACACCCCTGTAAAGAATGATACATCTcccttccccaaccaatgtgggatctacCAATCGACCCctttccaattgatgtgggatctcacaattcacccatcttcgaggcccagcatcctcactggcacttgttcctctcttcaattaatgtgagatcttacaatccacctaCCTTCACGGCCCAACATCCtggctgacactcgttcctctctcccatcgatgtgagacctcacaatccaccccctttggggctcagcattcttgctggcacaccgcccaatgtccACACCTTTCGGAGctcagcgtctttgctggaacaccgcctggtgtcgggctttaataccattcataatagcccaagtccaccgttagtagatattgtcctctttgggttttccctttcgaattTCCTCTTAAGATTATTAGAACACATCTTGATaggggaggttttcacacccttataaacccttataaacaatgcttcgttctcctccccaaccaatgtgggatctcacagtcacAAAATCAACTTCCTCAAAAACCATTTCAACTCGACTAATGGCATGCCATTAGTGGTCCTTAGTTCGAATGAGATTATGATTTGAGATAGCAAGACCAAAAACATTGAGCTTTTAACGTTAAGcttaaagagaaaaagacattattttaaaagttattttttgcAGATCCCCTGGTAGATTACATGTATAAAGTATCAAGGAGAGATGTCTTACTTTCGCAGGAAACTCTGACTTCAGCGTTGGCATATGCTTCACCCCTCTCTTCCAGGAGAGTAGATAAACGGATGAGAGTCTGTAGACAACAggaattaaacaaatatttatttgagagTGATGTTTAAAACTCATCTTTAAGGAGTATTATTTATCACGTTGTCAAGAGAGAACAGAAACTTTGTAAAATCATACTTTTTATACGTATCTTTCATGTAAAAGAACTTCAacataataaatttctaatgTTTGTTATAGGATATTATTattctgtaacagcccaagtccaccactagcggatattgttattttttaggCTCTCATTCGGGCtttccttaaggtttttaaaaggcATCTGTTGGGAGGAgagtttcacacccttataatgaatgcttcgttcccctttctaatcgaagtgggatctcacatatccAGAAACCTGGAAAGTCATATTTATGAACCAAGGGAAACAAGCACAGAAATTGTACCTTTGAGTATGCATCAGTTGAATCGTTATGCAAAAGGGGACGAGAATTGGTTCCTACAGCTGAAATTCTCTTAACCAAGGCTTCCAAAGGCACATCCAACCAGACACTGATCCCTTCACGCATATATTTCCtggaaagtttttttttaaaaaaaaaaggttcagTCAGACGATACTGAAAACTCGAGATCAACTCGAGAAATGAGACACATCTAGTCCATCTTCTTTACCAGTTTATTGTTCTAGTAACGGCGCCTCCACCAGTGGAAATAACAAACTGGTTCATCAAAGATAACTTCCTCAATGCCTCCGTCTGTAGGAATCAAGATAAGTTACGTTCACTTTTATGTTAATCAGCAAAGATTCTGTTTTGGAGTACATATATCCATCAAATAAAGCTTGCCTTGTGGCAACGATATTTCAAGtgtaaaaaatttgaaacataaCACATTCCAAGTCCATTGAACATTTTAATTGGCCTAGTGAACAGGTTGGTATTGGCAAGTGCCATTGACCTTTTCATGGTATAtctttaagaagaagaaaaaaaaaagtaattgatGGTTATCATAGAGAATTATCCCTGTGATAATAACCTTGACTTTCAAGGCTAGTATgtgttgaaatatcatcactagcccaatagagtcaagcccaataattgtattagcccaatagagtcaagcccaatTATTGTACTAGCtcagtatatttattttagtagagattttaggagaaagaGATCTACATATATTTTAGGagaaagattcaaatttgttaggtctagattCAAATCGGTTAGGTCTAGATTTAGATTGGTTAAATATAGATTGTTTACTATTAGTATAAATACCTCTCCACCCTACCTAGGTTATTCatccaagaaatccaaaaacaataaaaagtaGAAGTATTCTActcttgtattctcttctcgattggtgttaataaagagtgcgagtgtttcccacagtgagttgtgttcaacGGTATGGAATTTGAGTTTAAGCAAAAACTCAATCTCTTAAActaaatgaaatgaagatcTTGAATGAGGAAATATAATAAGATCACTTTCATCGATTCTAATTACTGCGTAACACTTCAAGAGTACTCTGAACTACAAATTCAGGTGTACTATGGAGACAAACAATTGAAATAACCTCATCAGtcaagagagaaagagacacTCAATCAAGATCCATGTTCTGATATGAACCTAACAACTAAaatgtaacggctcaagcccaccgctagcagatattgtcctttttggatttttcctttcggggttcccctcaaggtttttaaaacgcatctgctagggagaggtttccacgcccttataaagaatgtttcattatcCTCCccagccgatgtgggatcggATCTCACATCATAGTGATAATACAACACACACTTTGAGCATAGTAGTGAACATACAACAAGAATTATGTCAAGATGTTAAATGATTCGGCAGTTATGCATCTAGACTGACCTCCCTTTCCCTGAAGAAGTCCTCCCCATAGACCTTGAAAATTTCAGCTACAGAAATTCCAACGTCTTGTTCCACCAATGAATCACTGTGCCAtccaaaacataaaatagCACAAGTGAATAGCAAGGAAATATCTCGTCAATGATAGTGTGCAGTGACGCATAGATTAGCAAAACAAACACAGATACCAGAAATTATGGCATCAGCATAAAAATCCTAGGTCCATCATAGTTTGGTTCTTTCATTAATGGgtggaaataaatttatgaaccaaatttagttatttatctACATCTGTTACAGCTTCACGGCCAAATCTTGGTCcgcttttgtttttcaataaaCCTTGGatgttaaatttaattacaaaacttGAGGAATGTAAATTTTTTCCCTTGTCATGAAATCTAGATGTAAATAGAATAATAGAGTTTGACCCAAAAGTTAGTAAATGACTTAACAGCTTTGATACAAACCTATCAGAGAAGGAGTAACCAAGTGCATTCGACAGGACTTTTCCTACAGTTGTTTTTCCCGAGCCCATCATTCCTGCATTTAATggatacaattttaaatatctaatcGTATAAACTCAAAAGTAATGAAGCactccaagaaagaaaaaaaaaactcaccgACAAAATATATGCATCGCCCATTTAAATATGACTCAATCTCCCGGGACTTCCTCTGCAATTTTATCGCCCGTGAGcctagaaatgaaaaatattctaaaCAACTAATAGGACAAATTTTGTCCCCCTTTTAGCAAAAAGCaggaaacaagaaaaataataaacccCACAATCACACAAGGCAGGAAAGCAAcggaaaccaaaagaaaaatgataatgaaaagaGGGAACCAATACCTGTATAATCAAAGTTTCATCAACAGAAACACGATGGTTTCCAGACTCCAACACTGAGAAGCACAAAAATTGAAGATCTTATTAGAAATGTTGTTCCTAAAATATTCATGTTCATAAAGTTGATTAcccatttttccttctttttttttttttcccttgaaattattagtttttcaaatttactaTGTATGCAGACAGAAATGAGGACAAGGAGTCAAACTCAAGCTGAAGATTAGGGAAATTGCAGAACCACTTATACTGGGCAAGAACCAAGCAATAGGATAGTTTCAAATTTGGTTGGTAtcagaaaggaaagaaaaatgttttttatgGACTTGACCCCAGGTACCAAATtcctattttcaaaaaaattattattctacGCATTCCAGACACCTCCATCTAATAAGAGCTTAAAGCAACTAGACGTGTATATAATAGTACTTCACGGTGGAAGCAAGAAATGGTCATATTATTATACACACAACAATGGTTCTCCAAGTTGTTCAAGTATACCGTACAAATTTGAACAATTAGAGAAACATTAGTTTTAGAATGGGTATAGATGAGGAACTGCATGTATTTTTGGGATTCCAATTACGTAGATGAAACTGAATTAAAGAAACCTTCTCAAGTAAATTCTAATCAAAATCCTACGAGCTAAGGTATAAGTGGCGCTTACTAAATACCACATAATTCTACAGAATACTATTGAATTAACAAGTAATCGCTTCTTTAGCTTGAAGTagagaaaattgaataaatcGGCTATagatagaaaatagaaaacctGAAGAGTTCTTGTAAGAACAGGAAATTTTCAAAGCGACTGTTCTGTGATGACTTGAACGTCTGGACAACtgtaaattgaatgaaaatggcGCCTGCAACATGTGCTGCTCCTCTAATCGCCGAGAAAAATGCAGCGAACCCTTCGGTTTTGCAGCAATACTCTTCGAGTGGATCCATGGAGAAAACTGCAACTGCTGGGTAACCGTAGCCTCCATACTTGGTAGTACAGCAACTCGATTTCACCAAAATTCCAGAACAATGAGTAGCAGTTGAAAAAAAACCTTACACGAATAGAATCGCTGCAAATCCGAAGGTCGCCAAGTTAGATTCTCAGTCCATTCNaaaaaaaaaaacaaaaaaaaaaaaaaaaaaaaagaacagtgCCTGAAAACGGAacctgaaaatgaaaaataaaatcaaaaccaaacgaaatcaaacaaacacaacaaaagaagaTTCTCTATGTTTATTTTTCTGCTTTGAGCGTGGTCAAATGTCCATGAAAACTTCCGATTATGGCAGTGAAATGAACATACCTAAGAATCAAATTTATTCGATGATCTGAACAGGAGAATCAAATTTATTCGATGATCTGAACAGGAGAATCAAATTTATTCGATGATCTGAACAGGAGAATCAAATTTATTCGATGATCTGAACAGGTTGAACACAGAGAAGATCTTCAAGCTCTGATTCCTCTCAAGATACTCCTCTAATTCGCAATGGCTCCGTCTCTCAGCTACGAAACCAGAAACTTCGTCTCCGCAACTACGTGcaattatacatatatatacatatatatatatatatgagttATCGGCCATGAAATTTGGACTTCGAAGCTCGGAGGTCCCTTGCCagcgggttttttttttttttttttttaatctttaattttattaatatatatatatatatattatattcaaaatttgttcttaCCAAACCTCACGACTCGGCCCTTGTGGTCAACATGGGCGACAagctaaaatattttcaattatttttaatattaatatcatttttaatttacaagcatttaattatcatattttttttttataaatcaaattaagttttaaaaattaaaaaaatatgtttttaaatttgactagcaattaaaacattgttttaaaaaaaatgaaggctGACATTTAAAACACTGCAAATccgaccatttttttttataatttaatatcttactatttaaaaaataataataataattaacaaatatttttctcaaatagttgaggattattgagaatGAGTTTCTGAGGattaatttagtaaaagaTTCTATAAGTgtggaatactatctctatgagagcttatacttaaagtggacaatatcatagtcttgtggagagtcgtgattcataacaatttattattatattcaattttttaatcttatccGGTCAAATTTGGCATggtttactttattttattttttttctttttcaacaagaagaataaaaattaattaaaattaaaatttagccTAACTTAATAAACTACctcaaaaattaatatttttttctaaaaaaatatccttaaatttttaaattttttaataatattcttaaactaaaaaaaaaatctatttataggttgatatcaataaataattactaattaaaacaaaactaaataaaaagaacTGATAAATCTGTATTTGGTAAATATAagaccatttattttttaataaatcaaacaataaataaataaataatacccattaaagttaaatagaaaaattcaattttataaaaagaattacGTGTaataaaatgcatttttttttaacgttttTGTGTGTCATGAAAAATACTCATGGGCCCACGCACgtggaggaaaaaaaagacgtgggtaaaaataatattctcttttaaaataaaccaaatatttttagttttttatttttaaaaattaaatttataattttttttttttttgtccactATTTGCGAGTCTTCGTATTCAAagctaaatttaaaaaattatttgtttgtttttttaataattttttaccatagtttttatcatttatcgattaataatttttaaaactaagcttaatttttaaaattaaataataataaattagataattatcaaattgaatataatttttctttttttaaatttgactaactattataattttgaaatatttataaaaatttaaagagtaattgcaaaaataatatatatatatatatatatatatatatatatcttggTATTCAAagctaaatttaaaaaattatttgtttatttttttaataattttttaccatagtttttatcatttatccattaataatttaaaaactaagcttaattttgaaaatttaaaaataataaattagataattatcaaatggaatataatttttcttttttaaatttgaccaactattataattttgaaatatttacaaaaatttaaaaagtaacaaaaagaaatagtaaataaataaatatatatatatatatatttcgatttaaataatttttattaaataacgaGTCCAACTCAATACAACCATTTGTTTTATTGATTTGTTCgagtcatttatttaaattagttataaGATTTAtcgaagaataaataatatatatatatatatatatatatatatatatatatatataattgtatcaCAAATAAaaggtatatttttatattaacaataaattaaagttaaagGAAATTAATAAACCAATTtcatttagaaatattttatttatttaaatttaattgaatctaaataaatgtaatgtttttttttttgtgagaaaATAGGAAGGTATGGGATGTGGGGCCGGGTGCGGGTAGGTGGTTTTAGTGGATAAACGTTGAGTCGTAAGTATGAGGTGGAACCGGGTTGGTGGGGGATACAAAAAGGGCGGCTCGGACCGCCAATAAATCCAGTGGGGCCCACTtcaattttcctttaaaaagCTTAACGCTGATTGGTTGGTTGACTCTTTATGAACCAAACAAATCTTAGGGCTTCCTCTTCATTTCCTAATCATCATCTTCCTTACAATAGGACGGAATCATAATCCCCTTTTTAACCTTAtgcttattattttttcaaatgtacttaatttcaataattagaTACAAACGGAATCCCGATAAGTGTTTTAGTTACTGTCATGCTATTCTACGTCACCGCTATATTGATTTTTCGTTCAGCATTCTAACTACGGTTTTGAAACGTTTATAAAAGAATCAAgggtaatattgtaatttgtGAAAGAATATGAAGGTGTTTATGTAAGATGGGAACAAAATTtacggatttttttttaatattaggaCGGATCGATCTTTCTATAACTATATCTATTgataatatagttttaaaacgtttatAAGTGGTCTAAgggtaatattgtaatttgtGTAACGAACGACAAGATTTAAGATATTAGACTtcgaaatatttataaaaaaatgtgttttttcgtatttttatgtcattttttcCAATACAATTTTACACACAACATTACGCTCGATGACGTTATTCGATTGTAGCAATAACTTTGTATCCAAGAGTTTCCCTTTGATACGTAATTTACGTTAGAATTTTACAAACATCGACAAAAATGGTCTTCTTTTAAGGGTATTAAAGACCAAAACAAACTATCAACATGAGTATAACTCAATTGACACaaaacatatatcatatcggACAAAATCTCTTCCCTCATAAATTGTTGAACCCAAGAAGACTCGAAACTGGAAGGATAAAAACCTACACAGTGGATTGCCAAGCTACAAGTCCCACGCCGGAGCAAGATTCTCTCATAAGCCAAGGTCGCAGATGGCCAAGAGGTCCTACTTGGAGACTTGGCATCTCATCAGGAAATGTGAAGGTTGCAAATCATTATTTGACTCAACATTTCGGACAAACGTGACAAACGAGAATGATGCACAAAGGACCCATGTTGTAAGCCCCATGCTCGATTCTCGAGATTCATGAACTGTCTCGCAAATATATTCGATCTGAACCTTCACATCAGTAGATTGAAATAAGCTTACCTACAACTCGCATCGGGTGCCTTGGAAATTTGACATAAAATATTACgatgctaaaaaaatgaaatcatcGTGGGTATGAGACGTTTTAGGTggaaccaaaaacaaaatcgcGATATTTTATGCTTAACGTCGAAAATCGTACCACTAATGCTTTTTTTTAAGTCTAAAAAGTAGATAAGATTCCAATACAATCACAATGGAACAACCATCCCCactcctcttcctctcttaTCTACCCATTTGTTGTTGGCATTGGGGATTGGGGAACATGTCAAATcatgtattaatattttttttataattaaaatcaatacttttattttaattaaagttataaattaatctttaaattttaaattttaaatcggTTTAGTTCCAGAAATTTAAATGTTGATGTCTAATaagtttagggttttattagacattaaattttatatatagtccaattttaaaaataattaatagactaaattaataaaaatattcttaaactttacACTTAGGTAAAAAATACTggtaaactttaaaaaaattcaataacaccgttaaacttcaaaaaaaaaaatagttttagatgaaaatcgtcaatattttatttcaaaaataccattGATACCCTTGACTTTTTGAagtatatacttttaaatttttttttaagaacttataaaaaataccctaATGGTAAACTTTCAGAAGTAACaataaaaagtttgaagataATCTAGAAAATTTTCGTCTATTGACggtaagaatttttttgaatttttttataaagataaatGGTGTTAATGTATTAATAAAACGTTTAAAGTTTAAGGTATTTTTAAGAgtaagaatattattgaaacttttgaaagtcgAGAGATAGttgtattaatttagccaAATTAACATGCGAGGAACTTAATGAacggaaaattgaaaatttaggtACGTGTATACCATTTATCTAACTTACAGGTCTTGTGAAGGTTACAAACTAAATTCGCTCTCGGTAGGTTTTTGAACTTTACCACTACCGTGGTTAAGACCGAGTTGGTTCACCTATATCATAGGAGTCTCTTTATGATTACATATGAAatcatttcaaataataaatgtatttatataGGTGAGACGTGAACTTATAATCATTCCAACTCTAGTAAGGATACGAACTCtattaattaagatatttcACTACTATGTCACGACCCGAATTTTAAGACCATGACGTTGTTCAAGGTTGGAGAGCGCTACCTCTCAGTACATACCAACTCCACTGGCTACTTGCATGATCAATGCCCTCCCACATAACGGATCCTTTATGCAAGATAACCTCTGACTATCTGCTTGATCAACACCCAACAATAGGACGAATCCACTGTATAGGGTAATTTAACAAATCAACGAGTCACATGTCCCTAACCAATCTAACGCCTAACTCAATGGTACAATACTAGTGTGGAAGCTCTTCAGGCACTATACCGACTGCTGTCGACCTAAGAGGTTATCGTTGTCTTCTAGAGTTGCATCTATTGTTACAGTTAAATGCTTACTTGTAGTCTTATGATTAATTTATTGTATCTGTGAATTTGAGTTCAGCTTTGTTTAAGTTCGGTATTCATCTTATCGGCTTCCTTCGTGGTCTTCTCGGTTACTTATTTCCTTAATATggttatatgatatgatacttAGTTATCACTTTGAAAAGTTATGGGTCGGATTAGAAAGTTAAATTGCATGTTCGGTTATCACAATTGCATCCCCTTGAGATGTTTACTTGTGTGGCAGTCGGTGAGCCAGCCAACTCAAAATCGCGTCGCCCACGGTTAGACGACGTGTGCTCATGCCATTGGCCTCTtttgagaagaaggttttTATAAAACGGGGGCAAAGATATTTTCgaaaaagagattgaaagcaagattgaaagaaatgttgaaagcaatgttatatGCTATAAGTGAGAAAGACAATATAATGCTTAGATAATATATAACTCCGAGGAGGAAGAATTGACGACTAGTCGCATCCCTTACactacattttgaggcatttcaagTCTACGAGACGTAGACATGATTATGCCAAAACGTCATACACTTCggaaatacaaaaagaaactatATATCATGAAAGCGGTAAAGTGATATAACACAAGAGATTTGTCATGCAACGGGCATGTAGCCATGAGCAACATGTCAcagtcatgctcgtccagggCGTGTTACCCATGGctgcatgcccatgacaagccaaacccttgtcatgtcttttccattctagtgtttttccttttgtagttcTAGGGCGTATGACgcctcaaaaatatcatttctaGGCCTGCcaaacatgaaatgcctcagaatgtactatagggagacatgactagttgtcaacttctccctaccgaaggttatatatgctaagccgttgttatctttctcttgcttgcttatataacgcctctttaaaaaatatctctttctaaaatctctctctctcctcgttttctaaaacattcttttaaaatcgaggctagaggctcgatcata
The Cucurbita pepo subsp. pepo cultivar mu-cu-16 chromosome LG16, ASM280686v2, whole genome shotgun sequence genome window above contains:
- the LOC111777408 gene encoding shikimate kinase, chloroplastic-like, whose product is MEATVTQQLQFSPWIHSKSIAAKPKGSLHFSRRLEEQHMLQAPFSFNLQLSRRSSHHRTVALKISCSYKNSSVLESGNHRVSVDETLIIQRKSREIESYLNGRCIYFVGMMGSGKTTVGKVLSNALGYSFSDSDSLVEQDVGISVAEIFKVYGEDFFRERETEALRKLSLMNQFVISTGGGAVTRTINWKYMREGISVWLDVPLEALVKRISAVGTNSRPLLHNDSTDAYSKTLIRLSTLLEERGEAYANAEVRVSCEKIAAKLGTKDVSNVTPMAIAIEALEQIEIFLKREDGYCAF